The Panacibacter microcysteis DNA window CAACAAGACAGGCAACCGGCAGTATAATCAAAAGTTTTTTCATCGTTAATTTTTTAATCGTTAGAAGCGTTAGAGCGATAGATTGATACCTACGTTAAATACCCTGTTTTGAGGAAACTGTAAACCATTGTCGTCAATTACTTCAGGGTCTATACCGTACTGGCTAAGATTGTCAATAGAGAACAGGTTGTACACGTTCAGGTAAATTCTTGTATTCTGTATCCGCACTCTTTTCAGCCAGTCCTGTGGCAGCCTGTAGCCCAGCTCAATCGTCCTGGCCCTGATCTGTTTAACGTTGTGTGCCCAGAAGGTGGAATTCTTATTGTAATTACTATGACCGGTACCCGGGTTGTAACGGTTGGCAGGGTATTTACCTGGGATCCACTCGCTGTTGGGGTCAAACGGATCTGCTTTGTGCCACCTGTCTGTAAAGATTTCATTCAGGTTGCCATTACCCTGGAACGCCCAGCGCATTTCCCAGTTTTGAAACCATGTATAGCCTGCAGCACCTGAGAAGTCTGCGTGGAAATCGAAATTCCTGTAATTGAGTGCTATCGATAAACCGAAGTTGATATTCGGCTGCTGGCCATAACCATAACCGATAGGTCTTTCATCAAGCCCGTCGATCTTTCCGTCTTTGTTTACATCTTCGTAGATGAGGTCTCCGGGCAGTAATGTCCTGTTACCCTGCCCGTCAATATTTACAGGGTAATTATTGATCTGCTCCTGCGAGCTGAACTGGCCTAACACATTGTAGCCCCAGCTTATGTTGTTAAACCTGTCTTCAGAAGAATTGCGGTACTGATCAAATGAATTAAAGAACAGCGGGTTATAAGAGTTAAGCGATTTACCGCGGGTGATAGAAAAGTTACCGGTAACATTAAAATTCAACTGGCTGATCTTTCCGTTATAACCCAGTGAAAACTCAGCACCATACTGCGCATCGCTGTTGATGTTTTCCCTTGGCAACTGGTAACCGATCTCAATAGGCGTAAGCACATCGTTCTTTGCACCCAGCAATCCTGTACGTTTCCGGTAGAAGTAATCCACTGTACCGGTTATCTTTCCCCTGAATAGCGAGAAATCCATACCGATATCCATTATCTTACTTTTTAACCATGTAATGTTGGTAGTAGGCACACCTTTATCTCTCGAAACGGTAATACTGTTACCATCGAGAATGGCAATACCCTGGTTGTAGTTATAACCCTGCAGGTATGCATACGGCGCAACAATAGGATTGCTGTTGTCATACGGATTTGTATCATCACCGAGTACACCATAAGACGCCCTGAATTTCAGATCACTTAAGATATAGTCGTTATCACCCAAAAGGCTCTTAAAAAATGGTTCATTGGTAATGCGCCAGCCGATTGAACCGCCGGGGAAATAACCAACACGATAACCGGGAGCAAACAGGTATGATGCATCTCTTCTTACAGACGCTTCCAGGAAATACCTGTTAGCGTAGTTATAAGTTACGCGGCCAATATAGCCCACCCTTGAAGTCCTGTCATCACTGTCATCATAACGGTCTGCTGTAGGAAAGTAGATCAGCGGCAGGTTATTGGAAACTGGTGATGCATGTATCCAGTTTCTTAAACGTGTGGTCTTTAGCCTTTCTGCCACAACTGTTGCTCCAATGGTATGATCACCGAAGGTGTTGTTGTAATTGATCTGTCCCTGTAAGGTTGTATTGATCTGTTTAATCTGCTCTCTTTCGCGCCATGGGTTAGTGCTGCCTCCGGACGGTATGTAAGTATCGTTGGCTTCATCATACCTGTAACCGTTATAAGTGTATTCATGGTTATTGAGCAGGTAATCTGCTATATAGTAAGAGAACAGACCACGCACCGTTAAACCTTTTATGCCCGGTACCTG harbors:
- a CDS encoding SusC/RagA family TonB-linked outer membrane protein, whose amino-acid sequence is MKKTKATWLPGRSSFSLFSTLLSLLLLISSAVTAQDNSVISGVVLGSDKAPVEGVSIATDQSKANTLSDAKGAFTITVTAADKFLVFTYVGMKEQRVGITGQKNITVTLEGSASDLGEVVVIGYGTQRKGSVTGSIATVTSKDIDRVHGGATVSTTLAGKLPGVTFRMADGRPGASAGIQIRNMGNPLYVIDGIQQDAGQFNNLAPNDIESITVLKDGSAAIYGVRAANGVVVVTTKRGATGKNAINVDAYAGWQQWFRFPEVVNNSYDYMYYRAEAEINSFGNTNITQEELEKYKQGESAGPQYRSFDWRKFITSNNNAPQNSVNVNINGGSDKVNYYVSATNFFQNSVMGSEYKFNRTNIQSNITAKLTSGLKVGVDINGRIESRENPGVPGLDDYWLARYAVLRNTPIERPYANDNPAYLNDIGHIETNYAYLNKTIAGLYRGDWRVLQTNFHADYQVPGIKGLTVRGLFSYYIADYLLNNHEYTYNGYRYDEANDTYIPSGGSTNPWREREQIKQINTTLQGQINYNNTFGDHTIGATVVAERLKTTRLRNWIHASPVSNNLPLIYFPTADRYDDSDDRTSRVGYIGRVTYNYANRYFLEASVRRDASYLFAPGYRVGYFPGGSIGWRITNEPFFKSLLGDNDYILSDLKFRASYGVLGDDTNPYDNSNPIVAPYAYLQGYNYNQGIAILDGNSITVSRDKGVPTTNITWLKSKIMDIGMDFSLFRGKITGTVDYFYRKRTGLLGAKNDVLTPIEIGYQLPRENINSDAQYGAEFSLGYNGKISQLNFNVTGNFSITRGKSLNSYNPLFFNSFDQYRNSSEDRFNNISWGYNVLGQFSSQEQINNYPVNIDGQGNRTLLPGDLIYEDVNKDGKIDGLDERPIGYGYGQQPNINFGLSIALNYRNFDFHADFSGAAGYTWFQNWEMRWAFQGNGNLNEIFTDRWHKADPFDPNSEWIPGKYPANRYNPGTGHSNYNKNSTFWAHNVKQIRARTIELGYRLPQDWLKRVRIQNTRIYLNVYNLFSIDNLSQYGIDPEVIDDNGLQFPQNRVFNVGINLSL